In Chryseobacterium culicis, the following proteins share a genomic window:
- a CDS encoding glycosyltransferase family 4 protein, whose translation MKNFELFLSGSGIPIFYIKIGLGFVFSFLITFFSIPTIVKISRRKNLMDEPGIRSSHLREIPNLGGIAIFYSIGICASIFAYELFDLYKFLFASLIILLYVGVMDDIVVMRAYKKLVAQIVVSSLVVIGSDIRIRSLFGIFGVYELEYFVSVIFSIVTFIILINAFNLIDGIDGLAGGYSVICSALFGISYYRLGEYNYPLVVLSIIIIGTVLAFLYYNLSNYRNRKIFMGDTGSMLLGFLLAFTSICFIDIFIDKKLIDVPRYHLQSAPVVAVAILILPIVDTLNVIMVRLYNKKSPFDADKNHIHHKLLKLNLTHRRSTFYIILFYLMIVGVAYYLRHIDINLLLLVIVSLGFFGAYLPDLLYRLRNNKN comes from the coding sequence ATGAAAAATTTTGAATTGTTCTTAAGCGGATCGGGAATACCTATTTTCTATATAAAAATAGGACTGGGTTTCGTGTTCTCCTTTTTAATTACTTTTTTTTCTATTCCTACCATTGTCAAGATTTCTAGAAGAAAGAATCTGATGGATGAGCCTGGAATAAGAAGCTCTCACCTTAGAGAAATTCCCAACCTGGGAGGAATTGCCATCTTTTATTCTATAGGAATCTGTGCCTCAATTTTTGCCTATGAATTATTTGATCTCTATAAATTCTTATTTGCCTCATTGATTATCCTGCTTTATGTAGGAGTAATGGATGATATTGTTGTCATGAGAGCCTACAAAAAACTTGTTGCACAAATTGTGGTGTCTTCATTGGTGGTTATTGGCTCAGATATTAGAATCAGAAGCTTATTTGGAATATTTGGCGTATATGAACTGGAGTATTTTGTAAGTGTGATTTTCAGTATTGTAACGTTTATTATTCTGATTAATGCATTCAACCTGATTGATGGAATAGATGGATTGGCAGGAGGATATTCTGTTATCTGCAGCGCTTTATTCGGGATCAGCTATTACCGTTTAGGAGAATATAATTATCCGCTGGTTGTGCTATCCATTATTATTATTGGAACAGTACTGGCATTTTTATATTACAATTTATCAAATTACAGGAATCGTAAAATATTTATGGGCGATACAGGTTCTATGCTGCTGGGCTTTTTATTAGCTTTTACCTCCATTTGTTTTATCGATATTTTTATCGATAAAAAACTGATAGATGTTCCAAGATATCACCTTCAGTCTGCTCCTGTGGTAGCAGTAGCCATTTTGATTCTTCCGATTGTAGATACATTAAATGTGATCATGGTAAGGCTTTATAACAAAAAATCGCCATTTGATGCTGATAAAAACCATATTCATCATAAGCTGCTAAAATTGAATCTTACCCATCGAAGATCTACTTTTTATATTATTCTTTTCTATTTAATGATTGTAGGAGTAGCTTATTATTTAAGACACATTGATATCAATCTTTTATTACTGGTGATTGTCTCACTGGGTTTTTTTGGTGCTTATTTACCAGATTTGCTATATCGATTAAGAAATAACAAAAATTAA
- a CDS encoding exopolysaccharide transport family protein, whose product MIPERVTATEKNNSQKEKYGSFALFDLEHFLRRILKNWYWFVFMFLIGYALAWGYSKYYAQNIYASDLSLSTSSKASEYLPTQANQSINFIWGDNGNQDGIYLKKMLLSRSHNEFLVKELDLFVNYSTKGLIKSTYLDKDDSPVFLQIDKKHLQQINYPITLIPKGDGAYQVVLPEEGESTNLYSYELEGFQSINPYSRPTDKIIKINEWYNSPNLRFRLLKNPVPAKIQLDNIIVNLNSVNESVNEIVSTTGVDFDKEIRSIMIITKKGYNLNGTVNFLNKSVAELQKKRLADKNIVNKNTDVFLKDNLDNIRKKLDSSANVLNYLKTSEKLYNIKDRDEKSLEKIKELEAKKADIISKINSLNNIKNTLQSQNFDKMIGTNAAGFEDGLFSATVSELKALYIKKAEMASIYKPSSEPMREINRLIDEARMGSSNSLRGYYNRYYDEINKIDHDISGANSDLASYPEKERKYLDAERGYNMIEATYNSLLGRQSDTKMRMATNQSDITVIDPAKNLGQRAIGPNVKLAKTAIISGLLLLPLLFIFIGEVFDSKIRNIKELLGATKIPLLGVIGNNSNENMLTVLEQPKSSVSEAFRGIRANMRFLMDNESEKGKVILITSSIGGEGKTYISINLASVIGLSDKKTILLGMDLRKPKIFGDFKIDNKYGISNYLTGEVDIDQIINKTKIPNLDVATSGPIPPNPSELLMSQRNIRFIEELKEKYDFIIIDSPPVGLVADSYELMKHSDANIYVVRHEYTEKYMLKMITEKYHNDEVNNLGLVYNDYNTKQGYGYGYGYGYGYGYGYGYFDEDKNYKEPLLIRIRNKVQVLFNKK is encoded by the coding sequence ATGATTCCAGAAAGAGTAACCGCTACAGAGAAGAATAATTCTCAGAAAGAAAAGTATGGATCGTTTGCGTTATTTGATTTAGAGCACTTTTTAAGAAGAATCCTTAAAAACTGGTACTGGTTTGTATTTATGTTTCTTATCGGATATGCTCTTGCATGGGGATACAGTAAATACTATGCACAAAATATTTATGCATCAGATTTGTCATTAAGTACTTCCAGTAAAGCATCTGAATATTTACCCACACAGGCTAATCAATCCATCAACTTCATCTGGGGAGATAATGGAAATCAGGATGGGATTTATCTGAAGAAAATGCTTTTATCAAGATCACACAACGAATTTTTGGTGAAAGAACTGGATCTTTTTGTCAATTATTCTACTAAGGGACTGATAAAATCCACTTACCTTGATAAAGATGATTCACCGGTCTTTCTTCAGATTGATAAAAAACATCTTCAACAGATTAATTATCCTATTACCCTGATACCAAAAGGGGATGGAGCGTATCAAGTGGTTTTACCGGAAGAAGGAGAATCCACAAACCTGTATAGTTATGAGTTAGAAGGTTTTCAAAGTATCAATCCATACAGCAGACCTACTGATAAAATCATTAAAATCAATGAGTGGTACAATTCTCCTAACCTGAGATTCAGACTTCTTAAAAATCCTGTTCCTGCTAAAATCCAGTTGGATAATATCATTGTAAACCTGAATTCGGTCAATGAGAGTGTTAATGAAATTGTTTCCACTACAGGCGTTGATTTTGATAAAGAAATCAGATCCATTATGATTATTACCAAAAAAGGATATAATCTTAACGGGACGGTTAATTTCCTAAATAAATCTGTTGCAGAACTACAAAAAAAGAGATTAGCAGATAAAAATATTGTTAATAAGAATACAGACGTCTTTTTAAAAGACAACCTGGATAATATCCGTAAAAAGCTGGATTCAAGTGCGAACGTACTGAATTATTTAAAAACTTCGGAAAAGCTTTATAACATTAAAGACCGAGATGAAAAATCTCTGGAGAAAATAAAAGAGCTGGAAGCTAAAAAAGCAGATATCATAAGCAAAATCAACTCTCTAAACAATATTAAAAATACCCTGCAGTCTCAAAATTTTGATAAAATGATTGGGACCAATGCAGCAGGTTTTGAAGATGGTTTGTTTTCAGCAACGGTTTCTGAACTTAAAGCTCTGTATATCAAAAAAGCAGAAATGGCTTCTATTTATAAACCGTCATCAGAGCCGATGAGAGAAATCAACAGGCTTATTGATGAGGCAAGAATGGGATCATCCAACAGCTTAAGAGGATATTATAACAGATATTATGATGAAATCAATAAAATTGATCATGATATTTCAGGAGCCAACTCAGATTTAGCTTCTTATCCTGAAAAAGAAAGAAAGTATCTGGACGCTGAGAGAGGATATAATATGATTGAGGCCACTTACAATAGCCTTTTGGGAAGACAGAGTGATACTAAGATGAGAATGGCAACCAATCAATCTGATATTACAGTGATTGACCCTGCTAAAAATTTGGGGCAAAGAGCTATAGGACCTAATGTGAAATTAGCGAAAACGGCCATTATTTCCGGACTGTTGTTGCTTCCATTATTGTTTATCTTTATTGGTGAAGTGTTTGATAGTAAAATCAGAAATATCAAAGAACTCTTAGGCGCTACGAAAATTCCACTTCTTGGGGTAATAGGAAATAACAGCAATGAAAATATGCTTACCGTTCTGGAGCAGCCGAAATCATCTGTATCAGAGGCCTTCAGGGGAATAAGAGCCAATATGAGATTCTTGATGGATAATGAAAGTGAAAAAGGTAAAGTTATTTTGATTACATCATCCATTGGTGGAGAAGGAAAAACTTATATTTCTATCAATCTGGCATCTGTAATAGGATTAAGTGATAAAAAAACAATCCTATTAGGAATGGACCTTAGAAAGCCAAAAATCTTTGGAGATTTTAAAATTGATAACAAATACGGTATTTCAAACTACCTTACAGGGGAAGTAGATATTGACCAGATTATTAATAAAACCAAGATTCCTAATCTTGATGTTGCTACTTCAGGTCCTATCCCGCCAAACCCTTCTGAACTTTTAATGAGCCAGAGAAATATCAGGTTTATAGAAGAACTTAAAGAAAAATATGATTTCATTATTATAGATTCGCCACCTGTAGGTCTTGTGGCTGATTCATATGAACTCATGAAGCATTCTGATGCTAATATCTATGTAGTTCGTCATGAATATACAGAAAAATATATGCTGAAAATGATTACTGAAAAGTATCATAATGATGAAGTTAATAATTTAGGGCTTGTTTATAATGACTATAATACAAAACAAGGTTACGGATATGGCTACGGTTATGGCTACGGATATGGCTATGGTTATGGTTATTTTGATGAAGATAAAAATTATAAAGAGCCGTTACTGATAAGGATCAGAAATAAAGTACAGGTATTATTCAACAAAAAATAA
- a CDS encoding T9SS type A sorting domain-containing protein: protein MYKILSILGLFITLNAFAQENLLDTSYGLSSGSTDFAFYNGSQMSGGLQIQSTTQLPDGKILAVGSNFIARFTANGVLDTSFSNGTGYKLFSQGYYGKIKPAGDGNYIIMDVGYGAVQKIDENGNFVNSFTPFNLSASYADIDIDQNGKIYLLKYTTSNAGSDFSLARFLPNGTPDTSFGNGGTLALGLAYKYRRVIVKNNNEIFIAGQKMVAVSDQRIVITKLQSDGSLDPSFGNAGTFQYSYGQNIDGSAHLMFLDNGKILGFTSGSICNGNNCFGLVTYRLNADGTLDTTFKNTGIIVTPVQSDSTPIKVARLADNTFMVSGTGWYNTYALKMDENGDLDNSFGLNGKIITPQMLNKNVYNKGFELYGNSIVLFGIYSIWYGSQTKYVGTARKYFFNASSLKTSEVALNSVKLYPNPVKDFLHITSSEKIMSYDIYDTNGRVVLHLEPNQLQDKINLSNLSSGVYFIDIQMVKERVVSKFIKN from the coding sequence ATGTATAAAATTCTATCTATTTTAGGGCTTTTTATCACTTTGAATGCCTTTGCCCAGGAAAATCTGCTGGATACATCGTATGGTTTAAGCAGTGGATCTACTGATTTTGCATTTTATAATGGCAGTCAAATGTCTGGAGGACTGCAGATACAATCCACAACCCAACTTCCGGATGGAAAAATTTTAGCGGTAGGCAGTAACTTTATTGCCCGTTTTACCGCCAATGGAGTGTTAGATACTTCTTTTTCCAATGGGACTGGATATAAACTTTTCTCTCAGGGATATTATGGTAAGATAAAACCTGCAGGAGATGGCAATTATATTATCATGGATGTTGGGTATGGGGCTGTTCAGAAAATAGATGAAAATGGAAATTTTGTAAATAGCTTTACTCCGTTTAATCTGTCCGCATCCTATGCTGACATAGATATTGATCAGAATGGCAAAATTTATCTTCTGAAATATACCACTTCCAACGCCGGTTCAGATTTTAGCCTTGCACGTTTTTTACCAAACGGAACTCCGGACACTTCTTTTGGAAACGGAGGAACGCTTGCTTTAGGTCTTGCTTATAAATACAGGAGGGTTATTGTAAAAAATAACAATGAAATATTTATAGCAGGTCAGAAAATGGTGGCGGTGAGTGATCAGAGAATCGTTATTACAAAACTTCAGTCTGACGGAAGCCTTGATCCTTCTTTTGGAAATGCGGGAACTTTCCAGTATTCCTATGGTCAGAATATAGATGGGAGTGCTCACCTTATGTTTCTGGATAATGGGAAAATCTTAGGATTTACTTCCGGGAGTATTTGTAATGGGAATAATTGTTTTGGACTTGTTACGTATCGTTTGAATGCAGACGGAACTTTAGATACTACATTTAAAAATACAGGAATAATTGTTACTCCTGTTCAGTCTGATTCAACCCCGATAAAGGTGGCGCGTCTTGCAGACAATACATTTATGGTTTCAGGAACAGGCTGGTACAATACCTATGCTTTGAAGATGGATGAAAATGGCGATCTGGATAATTCCTTTGGGCTAAACGGTAAAATTATTACTCCGCAAATGCTGAACAAGAATGTATACAATAAAGGATTCGAATTGTATGGGAACTCCATTGTGCTATTTGGAATCTACTCTATTTGGTATGGATCGCAAACCAAATATGTAGGGACAGCCCGTAAATATTTTTTTAATGCAAGCAGTCTAAAAACTTCAGAAGTAGCATTGAATAGCGTGAAGCTCTACCCAAATCCGGTTAAGGATTTTCTACATATTACTTCCAGTGAAAAAATAATGAGCTATGACATCTACGATACAAATGGACGAGTTGTATTGCATCTGGAACCTAATCAATTACAGGATAAAATTAATTTAAGTAATCTGTCATCGGGTGTTTATTTTATTGATATTCAGATGGTAAAAGAAAGAGTGGTGTCAAAATTTATAAAAAATTAA
- a CDS encoding formimidoylglutamase → MDFEDFIISPRNFKTESWQIGSRITKDIKEDSIVLLFVSDYRGAGGDAEVQDFTAVRKEFYKLSQMDFEIPVVDLGDLVSGKSVQDTHYILQEVLSACHYKRAIPVIIGGSNDFAFSLFSALNFHKKSINYTQISNIISLQQGETINEHTFLSKIFGAKNFSIKNYHHLGYQKHLNEMDSVRLIKEVEFDIIRLAEMMNSTEKTEPFFRKADLVTVNCDAIESFSEPFSMNPQVNGLNRREICAYMKEIGLSENLKSVGIFNYNIYSENQLNHQLLAQMLWYLIEGINIQHSHPKERHYELFYVLIDDRQYAFRRDTFSNLWYFGDDENIENCIPCSRKDFDEAKKGWLNARLTKI, encoded by the coding sequence ATGGATTTCGAAGACTTTATCATTTCACCAAGAAATTTCAAAACAGAAAGCTGGCAGATAGGAAGTCGGATTACTAAGGATATCAAGGAAGATAGTATTGTTCTTTTATTTGTATCAGACTACAGAGGCGCAGGCGGAGATGCAGAAGTACAGGATTTTACAGCAGTAAGAAAAGAATTTTATAAGCTTTCTCAGATGGACTTCGAAATTCCTGTTGTAGATCTTGGGGATTTGGTTTCCGGGAAATCCGTGCAGGATACTCACTATATCTTGCAGGAAGTGCTGTCGGCATGTCATTATAAAAGAGCTATTCCCGTGATTATTGGAGGGTCCAATGATTTTGCTTTTTCATTATTTTCAGCATTGAATTTTCACAAGAAAAGCATCAATTATACCCAGATCAGTAATATTATTTCTCTTCAGCAAGGAGAAACAATCAATGAACATACTTTTTTAAGTAAGATTTTTGGGGCGAAGAATTTTTCCATTAAAAATTATCATCATCTGGGGTATCAGAAACATTTAAATGAAATGGATTCTGTAAGACTCATCAAAGAAGTAGAGTTTGATATTATCCGACTGGCTGAAATGATGAATTCCACAGAAAAAACAGAACCTTTCTTCAGGAAAGCAGATCTTGTTACCGTAAATTGTGATGCTATTGAAAGCTTTAGCGAACCTTTTTCCATGAACCCACAGGTAAATGGGTTGAACAGAAGAGAAATCTGCGCCTACATGAAAGAAATCGGATTGAGTGAAAACCTTAAATCTGTAGGGATTTTTAATTATAATATTTACTCGGAAAACCAACTGAATCATCAGCTTTTAGCACAGATGCTGTGGTATCTGATTGAAGGAATCAATATCCAGCATTCCCATCCGAAAGAAAGACATTATGAGCTGTTCTATGTTTTGATAGATGACAGACAATATGCATTCAGACGGGATACTTTCAGTAATTTATGGTATTTTGGTGATGATGAAAATATAGAAAACTGCATTCCATGTTCCAGAAAAGATTTTGATGAAGCTAAAAAAGGCTGGCTGAATGCAAGACTGACGAAAATTTAA
- a CDS encoding polysaccharide biosynthesis/export family protein, whose translation MMKNFKYLFLIFPLLVTSCITTKDVRYLQPSESLVINEEGLVPYNIPVYRITKNDILNLNIVTTPKGDAAQFYSSYNSSGGIGAGTGTAISPAMSGGGSAGGAIGSNSGASRGGNMNFYFNGLKVDTNGDVNVFGIGYVKAEGRTLEDIRKEIQEKVNENFQEGKSEVRLNTDGITYYILGDVETTGLSGEKVAHKNTLTITEALAINGGLNRTIDKKEIVIHRKLPEGIKIAKIDLTREDLMNSPFYYVQNGDEIYLNTRAKSLNGFGKDPIQTLTTGVSVITTALSIYLLLKNL comes from the coding sequence ATGATGAAAAACTTTAAATATTTATTTTTAATATTCCCTCTTTTAGTTACCTCATGTATTACAACAAAGGATGTCAGATATCTGCAGCCCAGTGAGAGTCTCGTAATTAATGAAGAAGGTCTTGTTCCCTACAACATCCCTGTGTACAGGATTACCAAAAATGATATCCTTAACCTTAATATTGTGACCACTCCAAAAGGAGATGCCGCACAGTTTTATTCATCTTACAATTCCTCGGGGGGAATTGGAGCAGGAACTGGAACTGCAATAAGTCCCGCCATGTCAGGTGGTGGTTCTGCAGGAGGAGCAATAGGTTCTAATTCTGGTGCAAGCAGAGGAGGAAATATGAATTTTTATTTTAATGGACTGAAAGTTGACACCAATGGGGATGTCAATGTCTTTGGAATTGGATATGTAAAAGCGGAAGGAAGAACATTAGAAGATATCAGAAAAGAAATTCAGGAAAAAGTAAATGAAAATTTCCAGGAAGGGAAATCTGAGGTGCGACTGAATACGGACGGGATTACTTATTATATTCTTGGTGACGTAGAAACTACAGGACTTTCAGGAGAGAAAGTTGCCCATAAAAATACCCTTACCATTACTGAAGCTTTAGCCATTAATGGAGGACTGAACAGAACGATCGACAAGAAAGAGATCGTGATCCACAGAAAACTTCCCGAAGGAATCAAAATTGCTAAAATAGATCTTACCCGCGAAGATCTTATGAATTCTCCTTTCTATTATGTACAGAACGGGGATGAAATCTACCTGAACACAAGAGCAAAAAGCTTGAATGGATTCGGAAAAGATCCTATCCAGACTTTAACGACAGGAGTTTCGGTAATTACTACGGCATTGTCTATTTATTTACTTCTTAAAAATCTTTAG
- a CDS encoding glycosyltransferase family 2 protein translates to MTNVPSRVSIIVPVYNVENYLTQCLDSLVKQSLSDIEIIVVNDGSKDNSEKIIKEFAHQYPEKIKAFTKENGGLSDARNFGIDRAAGDYIGFVDSDDYVTETMFEEMFLLAEKHRAKMVICNIQKVDENGKIIQKLTQLPNMPEKIALEDNFSVFSDISYFACNKLFKKELFNQRRFKKGVHFEDIQLIPQLLLECETIAQTQKFHYQYLERTDSITKTHTEKGLDILKAVSDVEKVFRESPYSHKNKELKNFQIFEGIYSFLAYLAYVKKEELFYSMSDQLVLFMKERQIKIQDILKYSRFGKNYLLSLPLKKKIFYLLFFAGQKRLIRKLI, encoded by the coding sequence ATGACAAATGTTCCCTCAAGAGTATCCATTATCGTTCCCGTTTATAATGTTGAAAATTATCTGACACAATGCCTTGATTCTCTGGTGAAGCAGAGTCTCTCTGATATTGAGATTATTGTAGTGAACGATGGGAGTAAGGATAACTCTGAAAAAATAATTAAAGAATTTGCACACCAATATCCTGAAAAAATAAAAGCTTTTACCAAAGAAAATGGAGGTTTAAGCGATGCCCGTAATTTTGGGATTGACAGAGCTGCCGGTGATTACATCGGTTTTGTAGACAGTGATGACTATGTCACCGAAACCATGTTCGAGGAAATGTTTCTTTTAGCCGAGAAGCATCGGGCCAAAATGGTCATCTGTAATATCCAGAAAGTGGATGAGAACGGAAAGATTATTCAAAAACTGACTCAGCTTCCCAATATGCCGGAGAAGATAGCCCTTGAAGATAACTTTTCAGTATTTTCGGATATCAGCTACTTTGCCTGCAATAAATTATTCAAAAAAGAACTTTTTAATCAGAGAAGATTTAAAAAAGGGGTTCATTTTGAAGATATTCAGCTTATTCCACAGCTTTTGCTGGAATGTGAAACCATTGCGCAGACTCAGAAGTTCCATTATCAGTACCTCGAACGTACCGATTCTATTACAAAAACCCACACAGAAAAAGGACTTGATATCCTAAAAGCGGTGTCTGATGTAGAGAAAGTATTCCGAGAATCCCCCTATTCCCACAAAAATAAAGAATTGAAAAATTTTCAGATTTTTGAAGGAATTTACTCGTTTTTGGCCTATCTGGCGTATGTCAAAAAAGAAGAATTATTCTACAGTATGTCTGATCAGTTAGTCCTTTTTATGAAGGAAAGACAAATAAAAATTCAAGATATATTGAAGTATAGTCGTTTTGGTAAGAATTATCTTTTATCTTTGCCTTTGAAGAAAAAGATTTTTTATCTGTTATTTTTTGCCGGACAGAAAAGATTGATAAGAAAATTGATTTAG
- the topA gene encoding type I DNA topoisomerase, giving the protein MSKNLVIVESPAKAKTIQKYLGKDFEVKSSFGHIRDLPKKGMGIDLTTFSPDYEVSADKKKLVTELKAAVKKADMVWLASDEDREGEAIAWHLADELKLKPENRKRIVFHEITKNAILKAIDNPRDIDQNLVNAQQARRVLDRIVGFEMSPVLWKKVKPGLSAGRVQSVAVRLIVEREKEIREFKPKASFKLDGIFLNKTEQEIAAKLKKDFEKEEEAEKFLEQAKTTEFKVLNVETKPGTRSASAPFTTSTLQQEASSRLGYNVTNTMRLAQRLYEEGFITYMRTDSVNLSQEAIEGAKKQIVSEYGAEYSSPRNYTTKSASAQEAHEAIRPTDFGVKTVADAQLNRLYQLIYKRTLASQMANAKIEKTVIEIGNTSLPHHFEAQGEVIIFDGFLKAYGIVKTEDEDEENNDKLLPKVTVGEILNYKTITATEKFTRPSARYTEAGLVRKLEELGIGRPSTYAPTIQTIQNREYVDKREIEPHTREVIKMSLVKDKIKKVVLEEKFGGDKNKFIPTDIGEVVNDFLTDNFREILDYGFTARVEESFDEIASGDQKWKEMMTNFYSKFHPRIEDVEENADRATGDRLLGVDPKTGKNVHARIGRFGAMIQIGETDDEEKPIFASLMTGQNIATITFEEAMELFKLPFDLSEVDGHPVSVGVGRFGPYVKWGETYISIPKGEDPLSVDQKRAEEIINEKKIADAPIATYKGEPVTKGTGRFGPFIKYKDIFVNVPKRYDFENLSQSDINELIDAKLEKEANRYIQQWEKEKISIENGRWGPFIKFGKAMFKIPKKADDTKYDAEELKELSLDEVKKWITDQDPKAFAEKKKPAAKKATTTKKTTAAKKPAAKKK; this is encoded by the coding sequence ATGTCGAAAAATTTAGTAATCGTAGAGTCCCCGGCAAAAGCAAAAACTATTCAAAAATATCTAGGAAAGGATTTTGAAGTAAAATCCAGTTTCGGACATATCCGGGATCTTCCTAAAAAAGGAATGGGGATAGACCTTACTACATTCAGTCCTGATTACGAAGTTTCAGCAGACAAAAAGAAATTGGTAACCGAATTAAAGGCTGCCGTAAAGAAAGCTGATATGGTATGGCTTGCTTCCGATGAGGATCGCGAAGGAGAAGCTATTGCATGGCACCTTGCGGATGAATTGAAGCTGAAGCCTGAAAACAGAAAAAGAATTGTTTTCCACGAGATTACCAAAAACGCCATTCTAAAAGCAATTGACAATCCAAGAGATATTGATCAGAACTTAGTCAATGCCCAGCAGGCAAGAAGAGTGCTGGACAGAATCGTAGGTTTTGAAATGTCACCCGTTTTATGGAAAAAAGTAAAGCCGGGACTGTCTGCAGGTAGAGTACAGTCTGTAGCAGTGAGATTAATTGTTGAAAGAGAAAAAGAAATCCGTGAATTCAAGCCGAAAGCAAGCTTTAAACTTGACGGGATTTTCCTAAATAAAACAGAGCAGGAAATTGCTGCAAAGCTGAAAAAAGACTTTGAAAAAGAAGAAGAGGCAGAAAAATTCCTGGAGCAGGCGAAAACTACAGAATTTAAAGTTCTGAATGTAGAAACCAAGCCAGGTACACGTTCGGCTTCCGCTCCGTTTACAACTTCTACATTACAGCAGGAAGCTTCCTCAAGACTTGGATATAATGTAACCAATACCATGCGTCTGGCGCAGAGGCTTTACGAAGAAGGGTTTATTACCTATATGAGAACAGACTCCGTAAACCTTTCCCAGGAAGCCATTGAAGGTGCTAAAAAACAAATTGTATCAGAATACGGAGCAGAATATTCTTCTCCAAGAAACTATACCACAAAATCTGCTTCAGCACAGGAAGCGCACGAAGCGATCCGTCCTACGGATTTTGGCGTAAAAACTGTAGCTGATGCACAATTAAACAGACTGTATCAATTAATTTATAAAAGAACACTGGCTTCTCAGATGGCTAATGCCAAAATTGAAAAGACAGTGATCGAAATAGGAAATACATCATTGCCGCATCATTTTGAAGCACAGGGTGAGGTAATTATATTCGATGGTTTCCTGAAGGCTTACGGCATTGTAAAGACAGAGGATGAAGATGAAGAAAACAACGATAAACTGTTGCCGAAAGTAACTGTAGGAGAAATATTGAACTATAAAACAATTACTGCTACTGAAAAATTCACAAGACCAAGTGCAAGATATACTGAAGCCGGATTGGTGAGAAAACTTGAAGAATTAGGGATTGGGAGACCTTCTACTTATGCTCCTACCATTCAGACCATTCAGAACAGAGAGTATGTAGATAAAAGAGAAATCGAACCACATACCCGTGAAGTGATCAAAATGTCTTTAGTAAAAGATAAGATCAAAAAAGTAGTTCTTGAAGAAAAATTCGGAGGTGATAAAAATAAATTCATTCCTACAGATATTGGTGAAGTTGTCAATGACTTCTTAACAGATAACTTCAGAGAAATCCTTGACTACGGTTTCACAGCAAGGGTAGAAGAAAGTTTTGACGAAATTGCGAGTGGCGACCAGAAATGGAAGGAAATGATGACGAATTTCTACTCAAAATTTCACCCGAGAATTGAAGATGTAGAAGAAAATGCAGACCGTGCAACAGGAGATAGATTATTAGGAGTAGATCCAAAGACCGGTAAAAATGTTCATGCAAGAATCGGAAGATTTGGAGCAATGATCCAGATTGGAGAAACGGATGATGAGGAAAAACCAATCTTTGCTTCATTAATGACAGGCCAGAATATCGCAACTATTACTTTCGAAGAAGCAATGGAACTGTTCAAGTTGCCTTTTGATTTAAGTGAAGTTGACGGACATCCGGTTTCTGTAGGAGTAGGAAGATTTGGACCTTATGTTAAATGGGGAGAAACGTATATCAGTATTCCGAAAGGTGAAGATCCGCTTTCTGTAGATCAGAAACGTGCAGAGGAAATCATCAATGAAAAGAAAATTGCTGATGCTCCTATTGCAACATATAAAGGAGAACCTGTAACAAAAGGAACAGGAAGATTCGGACCATTTATCAAGTATAAAGATATTTTCGTGAACGTTCCAAAGAGATATGATTTTGAAAATCTTTCTCAAAGCGATATCAATGAACTGATTGATGCTAAACTGGAAAAAGAAGCCAACCGATACATCCAGCAGTGGGAAAAAGAAAAGATTTCCATTGAAAACGGAAGATGGGGACCTTTCATCAAGTTCGGAAAGGCTATGTTTAAAATTCCTAAGAAAGCTGACGATACAAAATATGATGCAGAGGAATTAAAAGAACTTTCTTTAGATGAGGTTAAAAAATGGATTACAGATCAGGATCCTAAAGCTTTTGCAGAAAAGAAAAAACCTGCAGCTAAAAAAGCTACTACAACAAAGAAAACAACAGCAGCAAAGAAACCAGCTGCCAAAAAGAAATAA